The Gemella haemolysans genome includes a region encoding these proteins:
- a CDS encoding DnaD domain protein, with translation MININIKGLLVDADFLMNYTSHNLSGEEAMFLLQISYLTNQGKIPFSIEVFKEKLSYSEDQIFSLLDILIKKELIALLPDSRIDFIVFNNKDDYYTLRELLRLVEKVTGKILTSKEMDIVSSWFERKYTKTEIDEALTISKNISYVNGILNNKVSKEIKKESGSNLGYDWFNK, from the coding sequence ATGATCAATATCAATATAAAAGGTCTTTTAGTTGATGCTGATTTTTTAATGAATTATACTTCTCATAACTTATCTGGAGAGGAAGCAATGTTTCTTCTTCAGATAAGTTATTTGACAAATCAAGGGAAGATACCTTTTTCAATAGAAGTTTTCAAGGAAAAATTAAGTTATTCTGAAGATCAGATTTTTTCTCTCTTAGATATTTTAATTAAGAAAGAATTAATAGCACTTTTACCAGATAGTAGAATAGACTTTATAGTATTTAATAATAAAGATGATTATTATACATTACGTGAACTTTTAAGATTAGTTGAGAAAGTAACAGGAAAAATATTAACTTCAAAAGAGATGGATATAGTGTCTTCATGGTTCGAAAGAAAATATACAAAAACAGAGATCGATGAGGCATTAACTATCTCGAAAAATATTAGTTATGTTAATGGTATTTTAAACAATAAAGTTAGTAAAGAAATAAAAAAAGAAAGTGGAAGTAATTTAGGTTATGACTGGTTTAACAAATAG
- the nth gene encoding endonuclease III, with translation MTGLTNRQKKIKAKKVMDYLDKVFPNVECELDFSNHLELIIAVLLSAQCKDEYVNRATVGLFENYKTIDDYADAKVEDIEKYIRTLGLYKAKSKNIVGMANMLRDVYDYKIPQTREELETLPGVGRKTANVVLSVGFNIPAIAVDTHVERVAKMFGLADINDSPLQVEKNLMSVFPMESWGKIHHQLIHLGRYKLPARGERSIDPELEKLLVLK, from the coding sequence ATGACTGGTTTAACAAATAGACAAAAAAAGATTAAAGCAAAAAAAGTAATGGATTATTTGGATAAAGTATTTCCTAATGTTGAATGTGAATTAGATTTTTCTAACCATTTAGAATTAATTATTGCTGTTCTGTTGTCTGCCCAATGTAAAGATGAGTATGTTAATAGAGCTACAGTAGGATTATTTGAAAATTATAAAACTATTGATGACTATGCTGATGCTAAAGTAGAAGACATTGAAAAATATATTCGTACATTAGGTCTTTATAAAGCTAAGTCAAAAAATATTGTTGGAATGGCTAATATGCTTAGAGACGTTTATGACTATAAAATTCCACAAACTAGAGAGGAATTAGAAACTTTACCTGGTGTAGGTAGAAAGACAGCGAATGTTGTTCTTTCTGTTGGTTTTAATATACCTGCTATAGCAGTTGATACTCATGTAGAAAGAGTTGCAAAAATGTTTGGTCTTGCGGATATAAATGATAGTCCGCTTCAAGTCGAAAAAAATCTGATGAGTGTATTTCCTATGGAAAGTTGGGGGAAAATACATCATCAATTAATTCATTTAGGTCGTTATAAACTCCCTGCAAGAGGGGAGCGTTCTATTGACCCCGAATTAGAAAAATTATTAGTATTAAAATAA
- the lspA gene encoding signal peptidase II — translation MLIIFILACFLILLDQLSKNFIVNHFTLGESKEVIANFFSISSHRNRGAAWGILQDSRIFFIVVTIIFIAILTYYLVKQRNILSSFDKAIFSLIYGGAIGNFIDRLTRHEVVDFLDFRIFGYDFPIFNLADCFICVGVVFLLFKIYKEEDK, via the coding sequence ATGCTAATTATATTTATACTGGCGTGTTTTCTAATATTGCTAGATCAACTTAGCAAAAATTTTATAGTTAATCATTTTACATTAGGTGAAAGTAAGGAAGTTATAGCTAATTTCTTTAGTATTTCATCTCATAGAAATAGAGGAGCCGCATGGGGAATTTTACAAGATAGTCGCATATTTTTTATAGTTGTTACGATAATTTTTATTGCTATTTTAACATATTATTTAGTTAAACAAAGAAATATATTATCGAGTTTTGATAAAGCTATTTTTTCTCTAATTTATGGAGGAGCAATTGGTAATTTTATTGATAGATTAACTAGACATGAAGTTGTTGATTTCCTAGATTTTAGAATTTTTGGCTATGATTTTCCTATATTCAACTTGGCTGATTGCTTTATTTGTGTAGGAGTTGTATTCTTATTATTTAAAATTTATAAGGAAGAAGATAAATAA
- a CDS encoding methylated-DNA--[protein]-cysteine S-methyltransferase — protein sequence MYYCTYKSKIGLLYLISDGIHLCGCYLEEQRYFPDDLDMYEFNNGLEIFNEARLWLESYFNNEKPGLENIPIKMIGTAFRKQIWSLLKDIPYGEVVTYKYISKKIAELQAIDTMSSQAVGGAVGHNPLLIFIPCHRVIGTNGSLTGYAAGLENKRFLLNFESNNNNNY from the coding sequence ATGTATTATTGCACGTATAAAAGTAAGATAGGTCTTCTATATTTAATTTCTGATGGTATCCATCTATGTGGATGTTATTTAGAGGAGCAAAGGTATTTTCCTGATGATTTAGATATGTACGAATTTAATAATGGTTTAGAAATATTTAATGAAGCGAGATTATGGTTAGAGAGTTATTTTAATAATGAGAAACCTGGTTTGGAAAATATACCTATAAAAATGATAGGAACAGCTTTTAGGAAACAAATTTGGTCGTTACTAAAAGATATTCCGTATGGTGAAGTAGTTACTTATAAATATATTTCTAAGAAAATTGCAGAACTTCAGGCTATAGATACTATGTCATCTCAAGCAGTTGGAGGAGCAGTAGGACATAATCCATTGTTAATATTTATTCCTTGTCACAGGGTTATAGGTACAAATGGAAGTTTAACTGGTTATGCTGCTGGATTAGAAAACAAAAGGTTTTTATTGAACTTTGAATCTAATAATAATAATAATTATTAA
- the fmt gene encoding methionyl-tRNA formyltransferase, whose protein sequence is MNKKKIVFMGTPKFAVPVLEMLIENYGVDLVITQPDKKVGRKKVLTPPPVKVVALDNNIKVLQPEKISTDEETYNTLKELNPDIIITAAYGQLVPEKILEIPKHKCINVHGSLLPKLRGGAPIQYSILEDHKKTGITIMYMVKKLDAGDMISKVEVDILDSDNYESLHDKLSVAGRDLLNETLPKIFSGDIAPEKQDDEQATFARNILREDEKIDWNTSAREVFNKVRALDPTPGAFTYLDGNVLKIWSSEVVELEEQSSYSKVGTIVKQDKKNIYVLCGNETILKVHELQVSGKKRMPVVNFLSNKKDYVGTILGENNE, encoded by the coding sequence ATGAACAAGAAAAAGATAGTATTTATGGGAACTCCAAAGTTTGCGGTTCCTGTTTTAGAAATGTTAATTGAAAATTATGGGGTAGATTTAGTAATTACCCAACCAGACAAAAAAGTTGGTAGAAAAAAAGTATTAACACCACCGCCAGTAAAAGTTGTGGCATTAGATAATAATATTAAGGTATTACAACCTGAAAAAATATCTACAGATGAAGAGACATATAATACATTAAAAGAGCTGAATCCTGATATAATTATTACTGCTGCATATGGGCAGCTTGTACCTGAAAAAATATTAGAAATTCCAAAACATAAATGTATAAATGTTCACGGGTCTTTATTACCTAAATTACGAGGTGGAGCACCTATTCAATATTCGATATTAGAAGATCATAAGAAAACAGGTATCACTATTATGTATATGGTTAAAAAACTAGATGCAGGAGACATGATTTCAAAAGTTGAAGTTGATATTTTAGATAGCGATAACTATGAGTCACTACATGATAAACTTTCAGTAGCTGGACGTGATTTACTAAACGAAACTTTACCAAAGATTTTTAGTGGTGACATAGCACCTGAAAAACAAGATGACGAGCAAGCTACTTTTGCAAGAAATATTTTAAGAGAAGATGAAAAAATTGATTGGAATACATCGGCAAGAGAGGTATTTAATAAAGTTCGTGCATTAGATCCTACACCAGGGGCGTTTACATACTTAGATGGTAATGTGTTAAAGATCTGGTCTAGTGAAGTTGTTGAATTAGAAGAACAATCTAGTTATAGTAAAGTAGGAACAATTGTTAAGCAAGATAAGAAAAACATCTATGTTTTATGTGGGAATGAAACAATACTAAAAGTACATGAACTTCAAGTATCTGGTAAAAAGCGCATGCCAGTGGTAAATTTCTTATCTAATAAGAAAGATTATGTAGGTACAATTTTAGGTGAAAACAATGAATAG
- the rsmB gene encoding 16S rRNA (cytosine(967)-C(5))-methyltransferase RsmB: protein MNSINARQIAYEVLYTIIQEDGYSNITLNKYFNQYKIQEQDKRFISEVVYGTIKNKIYLEHILKSYSKGRVKPKVKVILSMSIYQLLYMDKTPNFAIIDEAVKLSKKVAGNITGKFVNGILRNIERHASNLDLKYRNNTEQFCIENSCPNELYNILKEQYGVEKAQKIVVSFNEKSKNSIRYNPLKITKKELIEKLGDAVSESEICEDSLVLNKLNLDSSLFTKGYYIIQDEASALVATSIGLPLDNKYKILDTCAAPGGKSLHIASKYFNSSLISCDKYIHKLKLIEDNKEKLGITNIQVKEQDATLTNDSFTDKFDIVVCDVPCSGIGVIKNKPEIKYKITNAYVEDIAKLQYEILENSKHYVKQGGTLLYSTCTIDKRENIQNIEKFLKENRDFILEKITLNNSIVKTRDNGVLEILPDEYSCDGFFIAKLKKMEAKC from the coding sequence ATGAATAGCATAAATGCTAGGCAGATTGCTTATGAAGTACTTTATACAATCATTCAAGAAGATGGTTATAGTAATATTACGTTAAATAAGTACTTTAATCAGTATAAGATTCAAGAGCAAGATAAAAGATTTATTAGCGAAGTAGTGTACGGCACTATAAAAAATAAAATATATCTTGAACATATTCTTAAAAGCTATTCAAAAGGTAGAGTTAAACCAAAGGTTAAAGTGATTTTATCAATGAGTATTTATCAATTACTGTATATGGATAAAACTCCGAATTTTGCAATTATTGATGAAGCTGTTAAACTAAGTAAGAAAGTTGCAGGTAATATCACAGGAAAATTCGTAAATGGTATTCTTAGAAATATTGAACGACATGCTAGTAATCTAGATCTAAAATATAGAAATAATACAGAACAATTTTGTATAGAAAATAGTTGCCCTAACGAATTATACAATATACTTAAAGAACAATACGGAGTAGAAAAAGCTCAAAAAATTGTTGTATCTTTTAATGAGAAGAGTAAAAATAGTATTAGATATAATCCTTTAAAAATCACTAAGAAAGAGCTAATAGAAAAATTAGGTGATGCTGTTAGCGAGAGTGAAATCTGTGAAGATAGCCTAGTTTTAAATAAATTAAACCTAGATAGTAGTTTATTCACAAAAGGATATTATATTATACAAGATGAGGCAAGTGCGTTAGTAGCTACATCAATTGGTTTACCATTAGATAATAAATACAAAATACTAGATACTTGTGCTGCTCCAGGAGGTAAAAGTCTTCATATAGCGAGTAAGTATTTTAATTCTAGTTTAATTTCATGTGATAAATATATACATAAGCTAAAATTAATAGAAGATAATAAAGAAAAACTTGGAATAACTAATATTCAAGTAAAAGAACAAGATGCAACATTAACGAACGATTCATTCACTGATAAATTTGATATAGTAGTATGTGATGTCCCTTGTTCAGGAATTGGGGTTATTAAAAATAAACCCGAAATTAAATATAAAATCACAAATGCATATGTTGAAGATATCGCAAAACTTCAGTATGAGATTTTAGAAAATAGTAAACATTATGTAAAGCAAGGCGGAACACTTTTGTATTCTACTTGTACAATTGATAAGAGAGAAAACATACAAAATATTGAGAAGTTTTTAAAAGAGAACAGAGATTTTATTTTAGAGAAAATAACTCTAAATAATAGTATAGTAAAAACAAGAGACAATGGTGTATTAGAAATACTACCCGATGAGTATAGTTGCGATGGATTCTTTATAGCAAAACTTAAAAAAATGGAGGCAAAATGTTAA